The Papio anubis isolate 15944 chromosome 5, Panubis1.0, whole genome shotgun sequence genome has a segment encoding these proteins:
- the NDFIP1 gene encoding NEDD4 family-interacting protein 1, whose product MALALAALAAVEPACGSRYQQLQNEEESGEPEQAAGDAPPPYSSISAESAAYFDYKDESGFPKPPSYNVATTLPSYDEAERTKAEATIPLVPGRDEDFVGRDDFDDADQLRIGNDGIFMLTFFMAFLFNWIGFFLSFCLTTSAAGRYGAISGFGLSLIKWILIVRFSTYFPGYFDGQYWLWWVFLVLGFLLFLRGFINYAKVRKMPETFSNLPRTRVLFIY is encoded by the exons ttacaGAATGAAGAAGAGTCTGGAGAACCTGAACAGGCTGCTGGTGATGCTCCTCCACCTTACAGCAGCATTTCTGCAGAGAGCGCAG CATATTTTGACTACAAGGATGAGTCTGGGTTTCCAAAGCCCCCATCTTACAATGTAGCTACAACACTGCCCAGTTATGATGAAGCGGAGCGGACCAAGGCCGAAGCTACTATCCCTTTGGTTCCTGGGAGA gatGAGGATTTTGTGGGTCGGGATGATTTTGATGATGCTGACCAGCTGAGGATAGGAAATGATGGGATTTTCATGTTAACTTTTTTCA TGGCATTCCTCTTTAACTGGATTGggtttttcctgtctttttgcCTGACCACTTCAGCTGCAGGAAGGTATGGGGCCATTTCAGGATTTGGTCTCTCTCTAATTAAGTGGATCCTGATTGTCAGG ttttccacCTATTTCCCTGGATATTTTGATGGTCAGTACTGGCTCTGGTGGGTGTTCCTGGTTTTAG gcTTTCTCCTGTTTCTCAGAGGATTTATCAATTATGCAAAAGTTCGGAAGATGCCAGAAACTTTCTCAAATCTCCCCAGGACCAGAGttctctttatttattaa